Proteins from one Malaya genurostris strain Urasoe2022 chromosome 2, Malgen_1.1, whole genome shotgun sequence genomic window:
- the LOC131429507 gene encoding ethanolaminephosphotransferase 1 isoform X1, whose translation MIGIKYLSEVHLRGFEKYKYNSVDTSILSVYVMHPFWNWLVQYCPRWIAPNLLTFTGFLLTVVNFFIIGYYDFGFTAAFTRPNPIPDWVWIVAAINLFVAYTLDGIDGKQARRTGTSGPLGELFDHGLDSYSTLLVPLYMFSLFGINDLPPIRMHFVMLNAYLNFYLSHAEKYVTGVMFLPWGYDFVMWGVSLTLAITGICGPQIWQLTVFGVKPCFIFEMTLYISGMITSHPIIVYNIYKSYRDKTGKMRPFGEAIRPMIALLALFVISSIWALFSRNSIVNLEPRMFFILSGTIFSNINCRLIVAQMSDTKSDRWNAMLSLLMGATIVCIIPYRVLGKFDLLVEYERNILYALALVVTIAHLHYGQSVVREMCTHFRIKCFKVRFPSPKNLASTNHENSNNIVYNGSYDRMKRS comes from the exons TACAACAGCGTCGATACCAGCATACTCAGCGTTTATGTGATGCATCCATTCTGGAACTGGCTCGTGCAATATTGTCCCCGATGGATTGCACCTAATCTGCTCACTTTCACCGGATTCCTACTGACGGTAGTGAATTTCTTCATTATAGGATACTATGACTTCGGATTTACAGCGGCTTTCACACGACCCAATCCCATTCCTGATTGGGTCTGGATAGTAGCAGCGATTAACTTATTTGTAGCATATACTTTAG ACGGCATTGACGGAAAACAAGCACGACGGACAGGAACCAGTGGTCCGTTGGGTGAATTATTCGATCATGGGTTGGATTCATATTCAACACTGCTCGTTCCTTTGTACATGTTTAGTTTATTTGGAATAAATGATTTACCACCCATTAGAATGCATTTCGTGATGCTGAACGCGTATCTTAACTTTTATCTTTCCCATGCCGAAAAGTACGTTACGGGTGTGATGTTCCTGCCATGGGGATACGATTTTGTCATGTGG GGAGTATCTCTCACGCTCGCCATCACAGGTATATGTGGACCGCAAATTTGGCAACTCACTGTGTTCGGAGTGAAACCATGTTTCATCTTCGAGATGACTCTGTACATTTCGGGCATGATAACTAGTCATCCAATTATTGTTTACAACATATATAA ATCCTACCGCGACAAAACCGGTAAAATGCGTCCATTTGGAGAAGCGATTCGACCAATGATTGCTCTGCTTGCCCTTTTCGTAATCAGCTCAATTTGGGCACTATTTTCTCGTAACAGTATTGTTAACCTGGAGCCTAGAATGTTTTTCATTCTCAGCGGAACGATATTCTCAAATATCAAC tgTCGGTTAATCGTAGCTCAAATGTCCGATACTAAGTCGGATCGGTGGAATGCTATGCTGAGTCTGCTGATGGGAGCAACGATAGTTTGCATAATTCCCTACCGGGTCCTCGGAAAATTTGATCTCTTGGTCGAATACGAGCGAAATATTTTATACGCTTTAGCTCTGGTAGTAACTATAGCTCATCTACATTACGGCCAGAGTGTTGTAAGAGAAATGTGTACTCACTTCCGGATCAAGTGTTTCAAAGTAAGATTTCCGTCCCCCAAAAATCTAGCTAGTACTAATCATGAAAATTCTAACAATATCGTTTATAACGGTTCATATGACCGAATGAAGAGATCGTAG
- the LOC131429507 gene encoding ethanolaminephosphotransferase 1 isoform X2, protein MIGIKYLSEVHLRGFEKYKYNSVDTSILSVYVMHPFWNWLVQYCPRWIAPNLLTFTGFLLTVVNFFIIGYYDFGFTAAFTRPNPIPDWVWIVAAINLFVAYTLDGIDGKQARRTGTSGPLGELFDHGLDSYSTLLVPLYMFSLFGINDLPPIRMHFVMLNAYLNFYLSHAEKYVTGVMFLPWGYDFVMWGVSLTLAITGICGPQIWQLTVFGVKPCFIFEMTLYISGMITSHPIIVYNIYKSYRDKTGKMRPFGEAIRPMIALLALFVISSIWALFSRNSIVNLEPRMFFILSGTIFSNINCRLIVAQMSDTKSDRWNAMLSLLMGATIVCIIPYRVLGKFDLLVEYERNILYALALVVTIAHLHYGQSVVREMCTHFRIKCFKIIKPVPVLNGNNSNDGMVEIVL, encoded by the exons TACAACAGCGTCGATACCAGCATACTCAGCGTTTATGTGATGCATCCATTCTGGAACTGGCTCGTGCAATATTGTCCCCGATGGATTGCACCTAATCTGCTCACTTTCACCGGATTCCTACTGACGGTAGTGAATTTCTTCATTATAGGATACTATGACTTCGGATTTACAGCGGCTTTCACACGACCCAATCCCATTCCTGATTGGGTCTGGATAGTAGCAGCGATTAACTTATTTGTAGCATATACTTTAG ACGGCATTGACGGAAAACAAGCACGACGGACAGGAACCAGTGGTCCGTTGGGTGAATTATTCGATCATGGGTTGGATTCATATTCAACACTGCTCGTTCCTTTGTACATGTTTAGTTTATTTGGAATAAATGATTTACCACCCATTAGAATGCATTTCGTGATGCTGAACGCGTATCTTAACTTTTATCTTTCCCATGCCGAAAAGTACGTTACGGGTGTGATGTTCCTGCCATGGGGATACGATTTTGTCATGTGG GGAGTATCTCTCACGCTCGCCATCACAGGTATATGTGGACCGCAAATTTGGCAACTCACTGTGTTCGGAGTGAAACCATGTTTCATCTTCGAGATGACTCTGTACATTTCGGGCATGATAACTAGTCATCCAATTATTGTTTACAACATATATAA ATCCTACCGCGACAAAACCGGTAAAATGCGTCCATTTGGAGAAGCGATTCGACCAATGATTGCTCTGCTTGCCCTTTTCGTAATCAGCTCAATTTGGGCACTATTTTCTCGTAACAGTATTGTTAACCTGGAGCCTAGAATGTTTTTCATTCTCAGCGGAACGATATTCTCAAATATCAAC tgTCGGTTAATCGTAGCTCAAATGTCCGATACTAAGTCGGATCGGTGGAATGCTATGCTGAGTCTGCTGATGGGAGCAACGATAGTTTGCATAATTCCCTACCGGGTCCTCGGAAAATTTGATCTCTTGGTCGAATACGAGCGAAATATTTTATACGCTTTAGCTCTGGTAGTAACTATAGCTCATCTACATTACGGCCAGAGTGTTGTAAGAGAAATGTGTACTCACTTCCGGATCAAGTGTTTCAAA ATAATAAAACCGGTGCCTGTACTAAATGGAAACAATAGCAACGATGGAATGGTGGAGATTGTTCTGTAA
- the LOC131429507 gene encoding ethanolaminephosphotransferase 1 isoform X3 has protein sequence MIGIKYLSEVHLRGFEKYKYNSVDTSILSVYVMHPFWNWLVQYCPRWIAPNLLTFTGFLLTVVNFFIIGYYDFGFTAAFTRPNPIPDWVWIVAAINLFVAYTLDGIDGKQARRTGTSGPLGELFDHGLDSYSTLLVPLYMFSLFGINDLPPIRMHFVMLNAYLNFYLSHAEKYVTGVMFLPWGYDFVMWGVSLTLAITGICGPQIWQLTVFGVKPCFIFEMTLYISGMITSHPIIVYNIYKSYRDKTGKMRPFGEAIRPMIALLALFVISSIWALFSRNSIVNLEPRMFFILSGTIFSNINCRLIVAQMSDTKSDRWNAMLSLLMGATIVCIIPYRVLGKFDLLVEYERNILYALALVVTIAHLHYGQSVVREMCTHFRIKCFKIAAYGKSSALLEY, from the exons TACAACAGCGTCGATACCAGCATACTCAGCGTTTATGTGATGCATCCATTCTGGAACTGGCTCGTGCAATATTGTCCCCGATGGATTGCACCTAATCTGCTCACTTTCACCGGATTCCTACTGACGGTAGTGAATTTCTTCATTATAGGATACTATGACTTCGGATTTACAGCGGCTTTCACACGACCCAATCCCATTCCTGATTGGGTCTGGATAGTAGCAGCGATTAACTTATTTGTAGCATATACTTTAG ACGGCATTGACGGAAAACAAGCACGACGGACAGGAACCAGTGGTCCGTTGGGTGAATTATTCGATCATGGGTTGGATTCATATTCAACACTGCTCGTTCCTTTGTACATGTTTAGTTTATTTGGAATAAATGATTTACCACCCATTAGAATGCATTTCGTGATGCTGAACGCGTATCTTAACTTTTATCTTTCCCATGCCGAAAAGTACGTTACGGGTGTGATGTTCCTGCCATGGGGATACGATTTTGTCATGTGG GGAGTATCTCTCACGCTCGCCATCACAGGTATATGTGGACCGCAAATTTGGCAACTCACTGTGTTCGGAGTGAAACCATGTTTCATCTTCGAGATGACTCTGTACATTTCGGGCATGATAACTAGTCATCCAATTATTGTTTACAACATATATAA ATCCTACCGCGACAAAACCGGTAAAATGCGTCCATTTGGAGAAGCGATTCGACCAATGATTGCTCTGCTTGCCCTTTTCGTAATCAGCTCAATTTGGGCACTATTTTCTCGTAACAGTATTGTTAACCTGGAGCCTAGAATGTTTTTCATTCTCAGCGGAACGATATTCTCAAATATCAAC tgTCGGTTAATCGTAGCTCAAATGTCCGATACTAAGTCGGATCGGTGGAATGCTATGCTGAGTCTGCTGATGGGAGCAACGATAGTTTGCATAATTCCCTACCGGGTCCTCGGAAAATTTGATCTCTTGGTCGAATACGAGCGAAATATTTTATACGCTTTAGCTCTGGTAGTAACTATAGCTCATCTACATTACGGCCAGAGTGTTGTAAGAGAAATGTGTACTCACTTCCGGATCAAGTGTTTCAAA ATTGCAGCATACGGAAAATCATCGGCATTACTCGAGTACTAA